Proteins from a genomic interval of Acidimicrobiia bacterium:
- the rfbB gene encoding dTDP-glucose 4,6-dehydratase, whose translation MRLFITGAAGFIGSNYVRHVLNTTDDEITVFDALTYAGHRASLEDLEDHPRFSFVYGDICDRSAVETALPGHQAVVHFAAESHVDRSITDPDAFIRTNCDGTNVLCDVARKADVERFVHISTDEVYGSIERGSSSETDVLNPRSPYSASKAGSDLIALSHHITHGLPVSVTRSSNNYGPYQFPEKIIPLFATNLLDRIKVPVYGDGKNIRDWCHVADNCTAVDLVLRRGEIGEIYNIGAGSELTNLELTHALLELMGFDESMITWVDDRLGHDRRYSVDISKITALGWTQQHNFAEGLADTVRWYADHRDWWEPLKARA comes from the coding sequence ATGCGTCTTTTCATTACCGGTGCTGCGGGGTTTATTGGCTCCAACTATGTGCGGCATGTGTTAAACACCACCGACGATGAGATAACTGTTTTTGATGCCTTGACTTACGCCGGCCACCGAGCCAGTTTGGAAGATTTAGAAGACCACCCTCGTTTTTCTTTTGTCTATGGCGACATTTGCGACCGTTCTGCAGTAGAAACCGCACTACCTGGGCATCAGGCCGTCGTCCATTTCGCGGCAGAGAGCCATGTGGACCGATCCATTACCGATCCGGACGCCTTTATTCGCACCAACTGTGATGGGACTAATGTGCTCTGCGATGTGGCTCGCAAAGCAGATGTGGAACGTTTCGTGCATATTTCGACCGACGAGGTTTATGGTTCCATCGAAAGAGGTTCTTCCTCTGAAACCGATGTTCTTAACCCTCGTTCTCCATATTCTGCCTCAAAAGCCGGGTCTGATCTGATTGCTCTAAGCCACCACATCACGCACGGTCTCCCCGTATCGGTAACCCGGTCTTCTAACAATTACGGTCCATATCAATTTCCTGAAAAAATTATCCCCTTGTTTGCCACCAATCTGTTGGACAGAATCAAAGTACCTGTTTATGGAGACGGCAAAAACATTCGTGACTGGTGCCATGTGGCTGATAACTGCACCGCCGTAGACCTCGTGTTACGCCGAGGGGAAATTGGTGAGATCTACAACATTGGAGCAGGAAGCGAACTCACCAATCTTGAGCTAACTCACGCTTTGCTTGAACTGATGGGTTTCGACGAGTCAATGATCACCTGGGTTGATGATCGCCTTGGCCATGACCGGCGTTACTCCGTTGATATTTCAAAAATTACCGCTCTTGGTTGGACTCAACAGCATAATTTTGCCGAGGGGCTAGCCGACACGGTGCGCTGGTACGCCGACCACCGTGATTGGTGGGAACCCCTCAAGGCTCGTGCATGA